The genomic DNA TGTAAGTTATTGTTATAAGGTTGAAGATTAATAGCtccactattcaaagaataagttgGTCTATTGGATTGGCACATGCTTCGTCGTCGGAGTCCCgactttgttaagttttatatgtaaattgGTTTGTTattactcactaatgggaatggcttgaaacttcacacatttgttcattgtgatgatctaacatgcggtgaacaggttccataacactgTTATGcagttttacagaattatgctcctttttcgacgTGTTTCTGTTGACAAGGCtattgaatagtcaagcgttgctgacctccggcagctcttgttttaaaattgtcGGTTCCCATTGATTATAATCTTACctaatttttaatattaaatgtctCTTAGGGCAGTGTGAAGTGGTTAGTTCTGAATCCGTGTTAGGTTCTACTCCTGTTCTGGGTGTATgtgattttggttgtttttacatATTCCAGAACGATGGGTTTCTTGAGCCATCCTGTTTCTCCCACTTCTTAAGACAACAATCACCTGTAATACCGGTGCCAACTTGTGAAAGTTTGctttgctttgtttgtttgttttgggtttaacgccgtttttcaacagtatttcagtcatgtaacggcgggcagttaacctaaccagtgttcctgggttctgtaccagtacaaacctgttctccgcaagtaactgccaacttccccacatgaattatcagaggtggaggactaatgatttcagacacaatgtcgtttatcaaatagtcacggagaacatacgccccgcccgaggatcgaactcgcgaccccgcgatccgtagaccaacgctcttacctactgagctaagcgggcgggcttagtTTGCTTTGCAGTCGttgtaaaatgaatatgtttaagaTAAACCACATGAAAGTTGGCGACGCACTAGGGTGCGCCCATCCCTACAGTAAATCATATCAGTTGTAGAATCACGATGTTTAGTCATTATGAGGACTCGCATACCTAATTTCGTCAGGCGACACCTTATGTTTATAagcagagttattgtccttgaaatAGCAAAAAGCCTGCCCATTTTGTGATTTTAACACACCAGTCCTAGATAAAAAGTTCTGTTGTAAAATCATGAaacctttcatttaaaatttcatcagGATGGGAACTTGCGCATCTTGAAATGTTTGTCCAGCCTAGCGGAATTATTTGCCCCTAAAATATTCATATTGAGGCTCCTTCCTCAGACATATTATTGTAATTACATTTATAGAATTCACGATATAAATGTTTGCATCTTCTGTATTTCTCTGGTCATGCTCTTTATTTCATAGTTATATGTTCCTTAATTGTCATAAATGACCGTTTCTTACATAAGGATGTCGAAACACAGAAGATCGATATAATATCGATACATGCCGTTTCAAATACATATCGACACACATGGCATATGTGATACATAGCTAACAGCTAAATGTTCGAGTTATAATTTATCTATGTTCCAATTTTTAGATAAAGAAAGTGTTGTCAAAAACGTGTCTTCCCCACAAATCGGCACTCACAATAATCTCTAGCAAGTCACTATATGTACGTTGATTGTTACTTATTACCTTAGATATTTGTTAACATATTCCTTAATTGCTCTATGTTGAAAGAATATGTGGTCGCTGGACAGTCGACTGCGGTGGGTGCAACTGGATTCGAGCATGCTTAGAAAAAGGGTTTATGGAACAgaaaacttattttgtaaatgtatgttttGATAGCCTTATGTCAATTATGTGGACAATACATGGTCGCGCTGCAAACAATTGCCAGTTTTTACTTTTGTATTACTTTTTCTTAGTTTAAATTGTTATCGTGTTTGTTTCTTTTGCAGAAGTTGCGTCagattctgttttaaatgcaacTTATTCAGCATGAATTGGACTTAATACGGGCAGAGTGGAATACACATTATATAAGGAGGCAGACACGGGAAGGAACACCTTGTGGAAAGccagacattttatatttgtattcagAATTATATGGTAAACGAATTTTAATTATGGTCTTGCCACAATAAACCTTTTACTGAGTGAAAAGGGAACAAAAACgaactttttaagtatttattctgcTCTTGTAATTGTGGTGTAAAAAATGTATACCCGTGTCAACACTGCAGGAATAGGTCAAGTTAGCTTAACAATGACCCAACAAAAGTTGCGTACATACAATAAGTATAGCAAGAAAAGTGAATGGACTGTGAAATAGATGCGACTTCATACGtcattgattttgataaaaacatgcaaaacagaTGTCAGTATTTAACTGCAACTAAAGTGGAGTTAATTGTTCTATAAAAATCAGCACGTCGGATGGGATTCGAAACCTTGATGGTCAGTTTGTTTTGGTCTTTACATTGCCAACCATATTAAAATGACTCTAGCAACTGTTCCGTGTTCAACCGAAGTTGACCGCCTATCGTAAAGATTACCTTTCCCTAGAGATCGTAACGTATTATATTCTACTTCTTACCTCCgtattgaaactgaaatacatgggtaaaataaactgaaattgaaGGGAATGTCATGTTCGTTAAAATGGAATACTTATGTGCACAGAATTGTGACAGCAGAGTGAATGTAATTTATGCCACGTGATGGTCATGTGTTGAAAAACCTATTTACCGTTGTTGACCTTACTTTAATGCTAGTAACCTTTAATGCTATCCACCTATTTTTTTCAACCGGACAGGAACTTATGACTACAAATTCCCAGTTGATGAGGCAGACTGCGAGTGCCTGGGTGAGAACTGCGACGTTCCATATAGCACTGGAATAGACGAAGAACTAGAAGGAAGATTTCTTCGAATGATGGAACTGGATGGAATGCGTATGCCGGATACATCAGCTGAAGCCATCGACTTGCTTACCTGGCTAATAAGGAAACTTGACTAACTGCTTGACCGGAAATGACATTCCATTAAAGGCATTCGTTCTAAAGATTTACTGAGAGTGGGGCAGTTTCGTCGATCTTGTCCCTtacttaaaagtaaaaataaagatgttgatttgttataaagttttataaattcaattcaattcctTGTGATTCATGAAGTATAAAGTCTCAACTTCCATGTTCTTTTTTATACGACAATTGACATGTTCTCTCTAAGAAATCGTTGGAAATAGTGAAAGTTGAAAAGTATTCTGAGCAACATCTGTTGTTGTGATTTCTGGCTAACTGTTTCTTTGAAGCAAACAGCGAAATAAGCCCAACATTAAAGTGACTTTTTGGTGCTACGTAGGAGCCTACAAAGCAAGCTAGAAATTTGTGTATCATAGATCTGTATTCCCTTCAAAACAACCAATTAATAGTTTTGTAAATGATAGATGAAATCTATCAACaactggatcgctcacctgagtaatatgagctacattgtacatgtttcaaatgtcaaaacgatgataaaatattaagaaagtcagtaagtcacattcatgctcaataaaattcagttttacaatttgtgtgcaaaacggagtatgtcataaaaatttcaaagctgtatcttaaaaaacaagaaagtaggtcaaggtcacagtcaagtgacatcatattacttggggtcatcagttaattataattaaacagtcttggaaataggatcagatgattttttaaagtacttttcctatataactcacataataactaattGACCCTagggcgggacctcttttaaccccaggggcataatttgaacttttggtagaggactactagacaatgcattataccaaatatcaaaagcctaggtcgtatggtttcagacattagaagatttttaaagctagtctctataaaacttgggacccctcttttcacccaaggggtacaatttgaacaattttggttgaggaccataagacaatgttacaaaccaaatatcaaaggtctaagtgttgtggtttcagaccagaagagttttaaaaaaaaattcctatataagtctatgtaaaacttggaaccccgggtcggggctatatttgaccttatggggataatttgaacaattttggtagaggaccactagatgatgctacatactaaatatcaaagccctaggccatgtggttttgtacaagaagattttcaaagtaattcagagtttacttcatggtaaatcagttaacaaaattcataagtagtacaactattttgtctcGAATACCCGAttcccccttcctcaataataacataaacatgttatcattacaaataccgtgcgcgaaTAGTACAACCATTGTGTTTACTATTTGTCAAGATTTACCtctatttctcatgttagaaataatttacatttgatagtgataacgcacactcgccgggaatctgtccttgcggatttggtcgttttcattgctaggtcttgctcaatccacttccattgttttaaaaatggcgtgagttgtacctcgtctttgtttcagtatgaccggcaaattccgacatttatatagaaagctgtgtgttatttggtaagtataaattttggtaagtataaatgtatgagaaatgattatcaaatcacaGCAGGTAGTTGTGGGTAGgcattagagatattgccatGTTTATGGCCGATGgagagttaacaggcttttcctataattttatctggtgacctagtttttgacctcaaatgactataaattttaaaattcaccTATAGATtttcaagattaatattctgacaaagtttcactACGATATGTTCAttaatgtggcctcaagagtcttaacttgcttttcctttaatttggcTTAGTGATCAAatttttgacccatctgacccagatttgaactcgaaatatcattaaaaacacattttgaaaaaaagtttcattaataaatggtcacaaatgtggcctccaggGTGTTAACTaggtttcctttgatttgacatggtgacctagtttttgaacccaaatgacccaatgtcgaactggtccgaggttttattaagggtaatatccagaccaagttacattaagatcggaccaaattgtgatctctaCACTGTTAATAacctttgcctttgatttgacctggtgacatagtttttgagcccagatgacccaatatcgaactcgtccaagatgctattgactattgagggtatcattctgaccaagtttcattaagattggaccaaaaatgtgacctctcagtgttaacGGTCAAATTGTTAACGACGGATGACTActatatataatatgatatataattatgccTGTCCCCATCTAAACCCacatcttgtttgaaaaaaaaaaagagtcatgttattacatgtatgtaatctGACACTAATAAAAGTAataggtgttgttgttgttgttgatggaCACAGGGtaaacacaaaagctcactttgagcactacctgctcaggtgaggtaataaactCTCATTTTTTCTCTAATGGCACttttgcttgtaaaatggggacttaatgtcattcgcagaatgtattttcagtaaaataagacaagttcaTGTTAAAGtgcatgtgtttatggcaaataaaagacaaaactaaaacagagctgtttactgtgcgacgggGTCATGAAAGCGATCTACAAAGAATTAGTGGATTcgatctggcgccgtttcactccaaaacacccccatttactgttcatatcttcacaccttattaattgcagttgcgattatatattgatttcaatggtttgaaattctagaaaatatagtcctgtatgcgacacatcgtcgcattacggtctTTTGATGgcgaacatttgtgacaagttatttcaaaaacaCTTAATGAACAAAGAATTATGTCacttgacatgaaaaacagaccatgtttcacatttgtcactttaaaaagaaaaaaggaaaataataagatagaCATTAACTACAATgccgatgtttgtatgtaaactttgagatAGGTAGGTGCAACAcgttgaagtaattgcacgaccaaatatatgaggacacatatacaaataGACTGAACTGACAGACCACATGATGAttgctttataccaccctccttcaaacattggttgcgggttctaaatatgaagaaatactgaaggagcataggaaacgcccatattttgtaaagaagtcactcacaaacaggtaTACAGTCTTTTTAAaccaaactcgcaagcacttgtacagaaattaagcaagcgtgcatacagtcaggaaataacaccgaatcttcttcaTTTACGGCTATAAAACAAATTGGattaatttataaatgatttattgtattttactaaactagtattgttttctttatccatgaaacagtggaattatACATGtagtcattcttcaagcaagaaa from Mercenaria mercenaria strain notata chromosome 11, MADL_Memer_1, whole genome shotgun sequence includes the following:
- the LOC128546756 gene encoding uncharacterized protein LOC128546756; this translates as MQLIQHELDLIRAEWNTHYIRRQTREGTPCGKPDILYLYSELYGTYDYKFPVDEADCECLGENCDVPYSTGIDEELEGRFLRMMELDGMRMPDTSAEAIDLLTWLIRKLD